The sequence below is a genomic window from Sphingobacterium sp. ML3W.
AAACCATCAGGTAAATAGCTAGAAAAACAACATCATATGGGAGAAAGGTTTTACGCACATTAGGTAAAACCTTTTTTTTTCTTTTTCTACGACTATTCGTATCGTTAAAGATGTGTTAATGTGTTGTAGTCCAGTTTTTTTGGCATTTAGTTTGAATTCCTGATTATGGTTTTATACTTAGAAATTTTGGGTTATGGATACCTTGAATTATTTTAAAAAAATGACAGCATTAGCTGCATGTGTTTAAAATAACATGTGTATAGGATTTATCCCTTTCGGTAAAAGAGGAGGGCTATTAAACCATCAAAAAAGGCTATTCGAATATATCGAACAGCCTTTTTCTTTTTCAAAAATCAAAATAAATGATTAGCAGTACTCGTCAAATGCTGCAGCTAAATTATCAGCAATCATTTGTGCAGAGCGACCCTCAATCATATGTCTTTCTATCATGTGTACTAATTTGCCATCTTTGAATAATGCCATTGCTGGAGAAGATGGAGGATAAGGCAACATATAGTTTCTTGCTTTATCAACAGCCTCTTTTTCCATACCTGCAAAAACAGTTACAAATTTAGTAGGATGTTTTTCATTTTTCACTGCTGCTTTAGCTGCAGGACGCGCATTTGCTGCTGCACAACCACATACTGAGTTTACAACGACAAATACAGTGCCTTCAGTAGCGATAGCCGCATCAACTTGCTCTGCAGTTTTTAATTCTTCGAAACCTACATCTGTAAGCTCTTTACGCATTGGTTCTACTAAATATTCTGGATACATAATGTTCTTTTTTTAAATTTAATAGTACAAATATAACGCTTGTTTAGAGGTAAGTCAAGACATTAGTCTCAAAACAATGTCAGAATTTCGCAGCTTTCAAATTCAACGTTTTGATTTAAAGGTATTGAATGGTATTTTTGTTTAATAAATTTTAAATCTAAAAAGAAGAATAATATGTCATCAGTAGCAAGTACATACGTACCATACAAAGTGAGGGATATCAGCCTTGCTGAATGGGGTCGTAAAGAAATAGAATTAGCGGAAGCTGAAATGCCGGGTTTAATGAGCCTTCGTGCTGAGTTTGGTGCCGCAAAACCTTTAAAAGGTGCGCGTATTGCGGGTTGCCTGCATATGACTATCCAAACAGCAGTTCTCATTGAAACTTTGGTAGAATTGGGTGCTGATGTTACATGGTCATCATGTAATATCTTTTCTACACAAGATCATGCTGCTGCTGCGATTGCCGCTGCTGGTATTCCTGTATATGCTTGGAAAGGTATGACTGAAGAAGAATTTAACTGGTGCATCGAGCAAACCTTATTTTTTGGTGAGGAACGTCAACCCTTGAACTTAATCTTGGATGATGGTGGTGACTTGACCAATATGGTGTTTGATAAATATCCGGAATTGATTGATGGGATCAAGGGTTTATCTGAAGAAACGACGACTGGCGTTCACCGTTTGTATGAACGTATGAAGAATGGTACATTACATTTGCCTGCTATCAACGTAAATGATTCGGTTACAAAATCTAAGTTTGATAATAAATACGGTTGTCGCGAGTCATTAGTAGACGCTATCCGTCGTGCAACAGATTTGATGTTGGCTGGTAAAGTTGCTGTTGTAGCAGGTTACGGTGATGTTGGTAAAGGTTCTGCTGAGTCCTTACGTTCTGCTGGTGTACGTGTTATCGTAACTGAAATTGATCCTATCTGTGCCTTACAAGCGGCTATGGAAGGATTTGAAGTGAGGAAATTTGCTGATGCTGTAAAAGAAGCTAATATCATCGTTACGACTACAGGTAATAAAGACATCGTTCGTGCTGAGCATTTCAAAACAATGAAAGATAAAGCCGTTGTTTGTAATATTGGTCACTTCGATAATGAAATCGATGTTGCCTGGTTAAATGACAACTACGGTGATACAAAAATTGAAATCAAACCTCAGGTAGATAAGTACACGATTGATGGTGTAGATATCATTTTATTAGCGGAAGGAAGATTAGTGAATTTAGGTTGTGCTACGGGACACCCTTCATTTGTGATGTCTAATTCATTTACTAACCAAACGTTAGCGCAATTGGAATTGTGGACGAATACTGGTGCTTATGAAAATCAAGTGTATACACTTCCAAAATATTTGGATGAGAAGGTGGCACGTTTGCATTTAGCACATATCGGTGTTGAACTGGATGTGTTGACTGAAGACCAAGCTTCTTATATTGGAGTTACGGTTGATGGTCCATTTAAAGCAGATGCTTACCGTTACTAGTAGCTACTTAGATTACCTAAAAAAGGCGCTATCATACAATGATAGCGCCTTTTTTTGAGCTATTTATTGGAGGCCCATACAAGCTTTAGCTGCCTTTACCGCATTTTCAAAACGGGCATTGCCCAATCCTGAAATAATGGTATATGGTGCTTGCAAGTGATCTAATTCCTGTTTCCAAACTTCCATAAAGTGTTCTCTTTGTTCGGGGAAATCGCGTAAAGGGTCTTCTTCCCAAGGCAAATCGATATCCATGAGGAGGTAGAGGTCATAAGGACGTTGCTGTATTTCGTCCTTTACTTCTTTTGGAGTATCTCCAAATAGATGATCACACCATATTTTGACCGTCAAAATAGTTGTGTCACATATCAATACATGATTAGCAAGTGGGATTAAAGTGTCTTCAAGTGCGATCTGCCCATAATACATGTTGACCTCATCTTGCAAGGTATATTCATTATGTAAATTTTTACAATAGGCGCGTGCAAATTCCGGAACACACACCGTATTAAAATGTCGTGCTATAGCCTGTGCAATAGTTGATTTTCCTGTTGATTCAGGTCCGACAACTGCGATTTTGATTAAGTCTGGATTTGATGTACTCATTTGTGAGTATAAAGTTAGGCATCTTGGTCGGACATTGTTACATAAAATTACGATAAGTGGCTTTCCAATCTCTATAGCCATGCCATGCAATCCATGCAAAAGCTAAGTATAATAGGGCGGTAAGCAATAAACCTTTGTGAAAATATAAGGGAATGTAGCAGATGTCCACAAAGATCCATAATAGCCAATTTTGCACTATTTTACGAGTCATTAGAAATTGTGCTACAAAGCTTACTGCTGTGCAAAAACCATCGATATAAGGTACGTCGGAATCTGTCATTCTTTGTAGAAATGTACCGAGTATGGCCGTGAGGATGATAATAATAAGAACAGTCAAACCCATTTCACGATTATTAAAAGAGACGATCGGTTTACTTTTATCGGCCTTGTTTTTTGACCAATAATACCAGCCGTAGAGCGCAGTGCCTAAGAAATAGAGTTGCAATACAGCATCCCCATAAAGTTTGCTGTGATAGAAGATATAACCATATGTCAGCACACTGATGGCGCTGATGGGCCAATTGAGGATATGTTGTTTGGCCGCCAGATAAACACATAGGAAACCCGTGATGGTACCTATCCATTCGAGCATGGAGGTTTGAGCAAATTGTTGTACGATCTGCTGAATAAGTGCTGGCATATCTTTCTTGTTTTCGCAAATAAAGATACAAATTTAGCGATACTACCCACCGTTGACATTCGGTATCAGCGCTAGCAGTAGGATTTTACTTGTCCATACTCCTCTTATTGCTTTGCTGATATGAATTTATAGCTATACAGTAAATCCCTGAATAGATCGTGTCGATCACTACGTGGATTTTGCATCAGCAAATTCTCCTATTGCTGCATGGGTATTCCGAATAAGGGAACTCTGCATAAAGTCCCATTCATCGCCTATTATTGGACCTGTTTATTGGCACATGTCGTACTGGCAAATGATTCTGGTTTTGCCTTAAATACAAATCCCATCCCCATGATATAACCCATGGCTTCTTTTAATGCGATGTTAGATTGAAAATTAGGATTGGTATTGATGTCGGCATGAACTTCTAGGTCGACTTGATATTGCTCTAAGAGTGGACAGAGCGCATAAGCTACTTCTATGGATTTTTGGACTTCAAGTAGCATACGCTCTTTAATTCCCATAAGGTGAGTTCTTTTGTCTTTATGGACAAACATAAAACCACCTCGACGTTCTCTGAGGAAAACAATGACAGTAGCAAAGTCAATTGTTCCTCTTTTTATTTGGGAGTCTGTTCCGATATAGACTTTCAGCTTATTGCCTAGATTTATTTCCCGTACGATATTAGATTCAACAGCATCCCATATGGATGTTTTGATGTTTTCGCCATTGTATTTTTGCCAAGTCATATATGAATAAGTTAGTTTCTGTAAGATCGTATTTCATTTTGTTGATTAAATTTACTGATATATAATGTGTTAAGCGTATTGCGAGGTGTTAAGTTTTTACTATTAAATTATAAAGATTAATGCTTGCTTCCATAAGCTAGATCACCTGCATCTCCCAATCCAGGTACAATGTAAGCTTTGCTGGTCAATTCCTTGTCAATAGCACCAACCCAAATAAAAGCTTTTGGTAAGAAAGCTTGTACATGTCTGATGCCCTCTTCCGAAGCAATAGCTACCACAATATGCAGCTCCCTAATTGCATAATCACTGAGTAGGTCTTTACAACATAAAACTGCACTTTTCCCTGTCGCAAGCATCGGGTCGGAAACGATTACAATTTTATTATCGAGGTCGGGAGTATTGACATATTCTTTATGAATTTCAAATTCACCACTTTTCTTAGTATGGCGATAGGCCGCAATAAATGCACTATCCGAACGGTCGAAGACATTCAAAAGCCCTTGATGTAAAGGAAGTCCGGCCCGTAGAATAGTTGCTAAGACGGGTTGGTCAAGAAGCATTTGTGTATTGGCAATCCCTAATGGTGTTTCAATATCTACAGGGCCATAAGTCAGTGTTTTACTAATCTCATAAGCGAAAATTTCACCTAAACGTTCCAAGTTACGACGGAAGCGCATACGATCTTTCTGAATATTGGCATCACGTAATTCTGCAATATATTGATTCGCGATACTGTTCTTGGTACTGAGTATATTGAGCATATGATATAGATTAAAGTGATTACAGCAATTTACACAAATATTCTTATTTATCGATTGATTTGGAGGAAATAGTCCAGTAATTTTCAACAGGTTGAAAATTATAAATGCCTCATTTATTTTGATTAAATTTGTAATACTTGAATAAGATTTTATGAAGTTTCAACTTACGTCTGAATATAAACCTACCGGAGATCAACCCGCTGCTATTAAGGAATTGGTGCAGGGACTTAACGATGGTGAGCAATACCAAACACTTTTAGGAGTTACTGGGTCAGGTAAAACTTTTACTGTGGCGAATGTAATCCAGCAAACACAAAAACCTACCTTAGTACTCAGCCACAATAAAACTTTAGCAGCACAGCTATATGGGGAGTTTAAACAATTTTTTCCTGAGAATTCGGTCAATTACTTTGTCTCTTATTACGATTATTACCAACCTGAAGCATTTATCGCTTCATCCAATACTTATATTGAAAAAGATCTAGCCATCAATGAAGAGATTGAAAAGCTACGTCTAGCAACGACTACGGCTTTGATGTCCGGACGTCGTGATATTGTTGTCGTATCTTCTGTCTCCTGTATCTATGGTATGGGAAATCCGGAGGATTTCTCGCGTTCGATATTTCGCTTTGCTGTTGGTACGGTAATTTCAAGAAATGCTTTTTTACATCGTTTAGTCGAAATCTTATACGCACGTACAACAACTGAATTTAAAAGAGGGACTTTTCGTGTCAAAGGGGATACCGTTGATATTTATCCAGCATATTTAGATTTTGCCATTAGGGTATCGTTTTTCGGTGATGAAATCGATGAGCTGAGTGAAATCGATCCATTGTCTGGTAAGACTTTAAATAAAATGGAGGATCTAGCACTTTTCCCTGCTACACTATTCATCACGCCAAAGGAAAAATTCACTTCATCTATTTGGGCAATCCAAGATGAGATGATGCAGAGAAAGATACAATTGGAAGATGAGGGCAAAATGCTCGAAGCGAAACGGTTGGAAGAACGGGTGAATTATGATCTAGAAATGATGCGTGAGCTGGGCTATTGTTCTGGAATTGAAAATTACTCTCGCTTCTTTGATGGACGTGAACCTGGGATGCGTCCCTTCTGTCTGCTTGATTATTTTCCTGAAGACTATTTACTTGTTATTGATGAAAGTCACGTAACGATTCCGCAGCTACGTGCGATGTATGGTGGAGACCGTTCTCGAAAAATTGCTTTAGTTGAGCACGGATTCAGATTGCCCGCAGCACTTGATAATAGGCCTTTAAATTTCCCTGAATTTGAGTCTTTGACTAATCAGACCATTTATGTTTCTGCGACACCAGGAGATTACGAGCTGGTGCAAACGGAGGGTGTTTTTGTGGAGCAGGTTATCCGACCAACAGGCTTACTGGATCCTATTATTGAGGTGCATCCTGCCATTAATCAGGTAGATGATTTTCTCGAGGAGGCAGATAAGGCTATTAAAGCTGGAGGACGTGTACTGGCAACGACTTTGACGAAACGAATGGCAGAAGAGTTGACCAAATATATGACTAAGCTGAATATTAAAGTACGCTATATTCACTCTGAGGTAAAAACTTTAGAACGTGTAGAAATTCTTCGCGGACTACGTCTAGGTGAATTTGATGTTCTGGTTGGTGTTAACTTACTGAGGGAAGGACTTGATTTACCTGAGGTAACATTGGTAGCGATATTGGATGCAGATAAGGAAGGTTTTTTACGTTCGCAAAGGTCATTGATCCAGACGATCGGTCGTGCTGCGCGTAATGACAAAGGTCGTGTGATCATGTATGCCGATCGGATGACAGATAGTATGGCCGCCACTATTGAGGAAACCAATCGACGACGTGAGAAGCAAATGAAGTACAATGAAGAACATCATATTACGCCTAGAACAGTTGGTAAAACGAAGGGGGAAATCATGGAACAAACTTCTTTATCAGATTTTAATGGTCTTGAACAGCAGATCTATGTGGAACCAGATCCATCTGTGGCCATTGC
It includes:
- a CDS encoding BrxA/BrxB family bacilliredoxin, with product MYPEYLVEPMRKELTDVGFEELKTAEQVDAAIATEGTVFVVVNSVCGCAAANARPAAKAAVKNEKHPTKFVTVFAGMEKEAVDKARNYMLPYPPSSPAMALFKDGKLVHMIERHMIEGRSAQMIADNLAAAFDEYC
- the ahcY gene encoding adenosylhomocysteinase — translated: MSSVASTYVPYKVRDISLAEWGRKEIELAEAEMPGLMSLRAEFGAAKPLKGARIAGCLHMTIQTAVLIETLVELGADVTWSSCNIFSTQDHAAAAIAAAGIPVYAWKGMTEEEFNWCIEQTLFFGEERQPLNLILDDGGDLTNMVFDKYPELIDGIKGLSEETTTGVHRLYERMKNGTLHLPAINVNDSVTKSKFDNKYGCRESLVDAIRRATDLMLAGKVAVVAGYGDVGKGSAESLRSAGVRVIVTEIDPICALQAAMEGFEVRKFADAVKEANIIVTTTGNKDIVRAEHFKTMKDKAVVCNIGHFDNEIDVAWLNDNYGDTKIEIKPQVDKYTIDGVDIILLAEGRLVNLGCATGHPSFVMSNSFTNQTLAQLELWTNTGAYENQVYTLPKYLDEKVARLHLAHIGVELDVLTEDQASYIGVTVDGPFKADAYRY
- a CDS encoding AAA family ATPase: MSTSNPDLIKIAVVGPESTGKSTIAQAIARHFNTVCVPEFARAYCKNLHNEYTLQDEVNMYYGQIALEDTLIPLANHVLICDTTILTVKIWCDHLFGDTPKEVKDEIQQRPYDLYLLMDIDLPWEEDPLRDFPEQREHFMEVWKQELDHLQAPYTIISGLGNARFENAVKAAKACMGLQ
- the pnuC gene encoding nicotinamide riboside transporter PnuC — protein: MPALIQQIVQQFAQTSMLEWIGTITGFLCVYLAAKQHILNWPISAISVLTYGYIFYHSKLYGDAVLQLYFLGTALYGWYYWSKNKADKSKPIVSFNNREMGLTVLIIIILTAILGTFLQRMTDSDVPYIDGFCTAVSFVAQFLMTRKIVQNWLLWIFVDICYIPLYFHKGLLLTALLYLAFAWIAWHGYRDWKATYRNFM
- a CDS encoding ribonuclease H-like YkuK family protein, with protein sequence MTWQKYNGENIKTSIWDAVESNIVREINLGNKLKVYIGTDSQIKRGTIDFATVIVFLRERRGGFMFVHKDKRTHLMGIKERMLLEVQKSIEVAYALCPLLEQYQVDLEVHADINTNPNFQSNIALKEAMGYIMGMGFVFKAKPESFASTTCANKQVQ
- the upp gene encoding uracil phosphoribosyltransferase, which encodes MLNILSTKNSIANQYIAELRDANIQKDRMRFRRNLERLGEIFAYEISKTLTYGPVDIETPLGIANTQMLLDQPVLATILRAGLPLHQGLLNVFDRSDSAFIAAYRHTKKSGEFEIHKEYVNTPDLDNKIVIVSDPMLATGKSAVLCCKDLLSDYAIRELHIVVAIASEEGIRHVQAFLPKAFIWVGAIDKELTSKAYIVPGLGDAGDLAYGSKH
- the uvrB gene encoding excinuclease ABC subunit UvrB translates to MKFQLTSEYKPTGDQPAAIKELVQGLNDGEQYQTLLGVTGSGKTFTVANVIQQTQKPTLVLSHNKTLAAQLYGEFKQFFPENSVNYFVSYYDYYQPEAFIASSNTYIEKDLAINEEIEKLRLATTTALMSGRRDIVVVSSVSCIYGMGNPEDFSRSIFRFAVGTVISRNAFLHRLVEILYARTTTEFKRGTFRVKGDTVDIYPAYLDFAIRVSFFGDEIDELSEIDPLSGKTLNKMEDLALFPATLFITPKEKFTSSIWAIQDEMMQRKIQLEDEGKMLEAKRLEERVNYDLEMMRELGYCSGIENYSRFFDGREPGMRPFCLLDYFPEDYLLVIDESHVTIPQLRAMYGGDRSRKIALVEHGFRLPAALDNRPLNFPEFESLTNQTIYVSATPGDYELVQTEGVFVEQVIRPTGLLDPIIEVHPAINQVDDFLEEADKAIKAGGRVLATTLTKRMAEELTKYMTKLNIKVRYIHSEVKTLERVEILRGLRLGEFDVLVGVNLLREGLDLPEVTLVAILDADKEGFLRSQRSLIQTIGRAARNDKGRVIMYADRMTDSMAATIEETNRRREKQMKYNEEHHITPRTVGKTKGEIMEQTSLSDFNGLEQQIYVEPDPSVAIAADPVLQYLGEKELKKAIETVRKKMEKAAKEMDFLEAAKLRDEMFSLEKTFDERFK